A genomic segment from Lutibacter sp. A80 encodes:
- the porV gene encoding type IX secretion system outer membrane channel protein PorV: MRKIILVTLTVLFAFSSKAQEDQNPITTAAPFLLIAPDARAGGMGDIGVATSPDANSQHWNASKYAFMRTQFSVGIIYTPWLRELTNDVFLGGFTFANRIDERSAWATSLKYFNLGEIQLTTSNGTPEGTEKLNEFSLDGSYSIKLSETYSMGVSLRYIRSDLGIKSANSTISPVNTFAVDISGYFQSDESNYGDFNGIWRGGYNISNIGPKVSYTDDGKENFIPTNLKIGGGFDFILDNYNKVSLNLEFNKLLVPTPSIDITEDETSDPYYVQEDVSFFSGIFKSFNDAPGGFSEELKEFTWALGAEYMYDNSFAIRAGYFNESDIKGARKYFTIGSGFNFKSSKLDISYLFNASDINNPLENTLRFSLSFDFGDIFEVK, from the coding sequence ATGAGAAAAATAATTTTAGTAACTCTTACTGTATTATTTGCTTTTTCAAGTAAGGCGCAAGAAGATCAGAATCCAATTACTACTGCAGCACCTTTTTTACTTATAGCACCAGATGCTAGAGCAGGAGGTATGGGAGACATAGGAGTTGCAACTTCACCAGATGCAAATTCACAACACTGGAATGCTTCTAAATATGCATTTATGAGAACTCAATTTAGTGTAGGTATTATTTATACACCTTGGCTTAGAGAATTAACAAACGATGTGTTTTTAGGTGGTTTTACTTTTGCTAATAGAATAGACGAAAGAAGTGCTTGGGCTACAAGTCTAAAATATTTTAATTTAGGAGAAATACAATTAACTACCAGTAATGGAACTCCAGAAGGGACTGAAAAATTAAATGAATTTTCCTTAGACGGTTCTTATTCAATTAAACTGAGTGAAACTTACTCAATGGGTGTAAGCTTGCGATATATTAGATCAGATTTAGGAATTAAATCTGCTAATTCAACAATAAGTCCAGTGAATACTTTTGCAGTAGATATTTCAGGATATTTTCAATCTGATGAAAGTAATTACGGAGATTTTAATGGTATTTGGCGTGGAGGATATAACATTTCAAATATAGGACCCAAAGTTTCTTATACCGATGATGGAAAAGAAAACTTTATACCAACTAATTTAAAAATAGGAGGTGGTTTCGATTTTATTTTAGATAATTATAATAAAGTAAGCTTAAATTTAGAATTTAATAAATTACTAGTACCTACACCAAGTATTGATATTACTGAAGACGAAACTTCAGACCCATATTATGTACAAGAAGATGTAAGTTTTTTTAGTGGAATTTTTAAATCTTTTAATGATGCTCCAGGTGGTTTTAGTGAGGAGTTAAAAGAATTTACTTGGGCATTAGGAGCTGAATATATGTACGATAATTCTTTTGCAATTAGAGCAGGTTATTTTAATGAAAGTGACATAAAAGGAGCTAGAAAATATTTTACAATAGGTTCGGGTTTTAATTTTAAAAGTTCTAAATTAGACATTTCATATTTGTTCAATGCATCAGATATAAATAATCCATTAGAGAATACACTTCGATTCTCTTTATCTTTCGATTTTGGAGATATTTTCGAAGTAAAATAA
- the cdd gene encoding cytidine deaminase, with amino-acid sequence MKKVELTTSISIYESIQELPKNVEALMQKAIKAKENAYAPYSKFKVGASILLENGLIVTGNNQENAAYPSGMCAERVAIWKVASEYPNVKILKLAISASSSNQILKEPVAPCGACRQTLSEYELKQKDKIEVFFMGEEGKIIKTNSVLDLLPIAFDKSFL; translated from the coding sequence ATGAAAAAAGTTGAATTAACAACTAGTATTTCAATCTACGAATCAATTCAAGAGCTTCCAAAAAACGTTGAAGCCTTAATGCAAAAAGCTATAAAAGCTAAAGAGAATGCTTATGCACCCTATTCCAAATTTAAGGTAGGAGCTTCAATTTTGTTAGAAAACGGGTTAATTGTAACAGGAAATAATCAAGAAAATGCAGCCTATCCTTCAGGGATGTGTGCAGAACGTGTTGCAATTTGGAAAGTAGCTTCAGAATATCCAAACGTAAAAATTTTAAAACTTGCTATATCGGCAAGTTCAAGCAACCAAATTTTAAAAGAACCAGTAGCGCCATGTGGGGCTTGTAGACAAACACTATCTGAATATGAATTAAAACAAAAAGATAAAATTGAAGTATTTTTTATGGGAGAAGAAGGTAAAATTATTAAAACAAACTCAGTTTTAGATTTACTTCCTATTGCGTTTGACAAATCTTTTCTCTAA
- a CDS encoding ABC transporter permease, whose amino-acid sequence MNYLEHIGKYFIMLKQVFRKPQKWSVFRETLFREIEDLGLKSLGIIMFISFFVGGVVAIQTALNVDSPFIPKYLIGFATKRSMILEFAPTFMSVILAGKVGSYISSSIGTMRVTEQIDALEVMGINSLNYLVLPKIIATLFFYPILIVLAMFLGIYGGYVAGILTGRFFSEDYVYGIQLDFDPYFIQYALIKTLVFAFVIATIPAYHGYYVKGGSLEVGRASTQAVVWTSVVIILLNYFLTQMLLG is encoded by the coding sequence ATGAACTATTTAGAGCATATTGGAAAGTATTTTATTATGCTGAAACAAGTTTTTAGAAAACCTCAAAAATGGTCGGTTTTTAGAGAAACTTTGTTTCGTGAAATTGAAGATTTAGGTTTAAAATCTTTGGGAATAATTATGTTTATATCCTTTTTTGTAGGAGGTGTTGTAGCTATACAAACAGCATTAAATGTAGACAGTCCTTTTATACCAAAATACTTAATAGGATTTGCAACAAAAAGATCTATGATTTTAGAGTTTGCGCCTACTTTTATGAGTGTTATCTTAGCAGGTAAAGTAGGTTCTTATATTTCCTCAAGTATAGGTACAATGAGGGTTACTGAGCAAATAGACGCTCTAGAAGTAATGGGGATTAACTCTTTAAACTATTTAGTTTTACCCAAAATTATAGCAACTTTATTCTTTTATCCAATACTAATTGTATTAGCAATGTTTTTAGGGATTTATGGGGGATATGTTGCAGGAATTTTAACAGGGAGATTTTTTAGTGAAGATTATGTTTATGGAATTCAACTTGATTTTGATCCTTATTTTATACAATATGCACTGATTAAAACATTAGTTTTTGCGTTTGTTATTGCAACTATTCCAGCCTATCATGGGTATTATGTAAAAGGAGGCTCTTTAGAGGTTGGAAGAGCGAGTACTCAAGCAGTGGTTTGGACAAGTGTTGTAATTATTTTATTAAATTACTTTTTAACTCAAATGTTATTAGGATAA
- a CDS encoding TonB-dependent receptor, which produces MKNISIILFLILNVSVVFSQNNGTIKGKVIDAQTRESLPFVNVLVDDSTKGTSTDEEGNFVISNVSLGYHKVFVSFLGYTSVLSDDYLVTKDKIPYILIELSQSNEQLDEVVIQSQLFQKSVESPLSVQTLGIAEIEKNPGGNRDVLKVLQSLPGVASNPSFRNDIIIRGGAPSENKFYLDGVEVPVINHFQTQGSSGGPVGIINADLIRKVDFYTSAFSANQGNALSSVISFTQKDGNPEKLNTRLTLGTSDAGITLDGPLGSKTTFMVSARQSYLQFLFKLIKLPFLPTYNDFQFKVKHQLSPNSEISLIGLGALDKFKLNESVNDDITDEETLKRNRYSLSNIPIQEQWNYTVGAVYKHFGEKSMQQIVLSRNVWNNNSKKYFNNSDNPDDLLLDYTSKEIENKLRFEITSTLNNNYKLNVGVGLENATYTNSTFQRLAISEGVQEIDFSSKLSMLKYALFGQISKSYLNANLGVSLGFRMDGVDYNDEMKNPLNQFSPRISLSYKLTKKLSLNASTGIYKQLPAYTIMGYRNALNQLVNRDNGLKFIEAIHYVSGLEMKPNSTSKITLEGFYKAYKNYPFSVRDQISLANLGSDFGVIGNEEVNSNSKGRAYGIELLAQKKSYNGLYGIFSYTFVKSEFKGATGNYIPSSWDNRHLLSITGGKKMKKNWEIGGKFKLIGGQPYTPYDYDASAIIENYNVSNSGILDYSKLNSERFDTYHQLDLRVDKTWYWEKLSLNFYIDIQNIYGSEFISQSYLIPIQDENGNKSINATDTTRYNLEEISNSSGNVLPSFGIVLDF; this is translated from the coding sequence ATGAAAAATATTAGTATTATATTATTCCTTATATTAAATGTATCCGTAGTGTTTTCTCAAAATAACGGAACTATTAAAGGTAAAGTTATTGATGCGCAAACTAGAGAAAGTTTACCTTTTGTAAATGTATTAGTAGATGATTCAACAAAAGGAACAAGTACAGATGAAGAAGGGAATTTTGTAATTTCAAATGTGTCATTGGGCTATCATAAAGTTTTTGTTTCATTTTTAGGATATACATCTGTTTTATCTGATGATTATTTAGTAACCAAGGATAAAATACCTTATATTTTAATTGAATTATCTCAAAGTAACGAGCAATTAGATGAGGTTGTAATACAAAGTCAATTATTTCAAAAATCTGTAGAAAGTCCATTGTCTGTTCAGACTTTAGGTATTGCTGAAATTGAAAAAAATCCTGGAGGCAATAGAGATGTTTTAAAAGTGTTACAATCGTTACCGGGTGTAGCATCAAATCCAAGTTTTAGAAACGATATTATTATTAGAGGTGGAGCACCTTCAGAAAATAAATTTTATTTGGATGGAGTAGAAGTACCTGTAATTAATCATTTTCAAACACAAGGTTCTTCTGGAGGTCCGGTAGGAATTATAAATGCAGATTTAATTAGAAAAGTAGATTTTTATACGAGTGCTTTTTCTGCCAATCAAGGGAATGCTTTAAGTTCTGTTATTTCTTTTACACAGAAGGATGGGAATCCTGAAAAATTAAACACTAGGCTTACTTTAGGGACTTCTGATGCTGGAATTACTTTAGATGGTCCATTGGGGTCTAAAACTACTTTTATGGTTTCTGCGCGTCAATCTTATTTGCAGTTTTTATTTAAGTTGATAAAGTTACCTTTTTTGCCAACTTATAACGATTTTCAATTTAAAGTAAAACATCAATTATCACCAAATAGCGAAATTTCTTTAATAGGTTTGGGTGCGTTAGATAAGTTTAAGTTAAACGAAAGTGTAAATGATGATATAACTGACGAGGAAACTTTAAAGAGAAATAGGTATTCCCTAAGTAATATTCCTATTCAAGAACAATGGAATTATACTGTTGGAGCTGTTTATAAACATTTTGGTGAAAAAAGTATGCAACAAATTGTTTTAAGTAGAAATGTTTGGAATAATAACTCAAAAAAATATTTTAATAATTCAGATAATCCAGATGATTTATTATTGGACTATACTTCAAAAGAAATTGAAAATAAATTACGTTTTGAAATCACTTCAACATTGAATAATAATTACAAATTAAATGTTGGTGTAGGTTTGGAAAATGCAACTTATACAAACAGTACTTTTCAACGTTTGGCAATTTCAGAGGGAGTTCAAGAAATTGATTTTTCTTCAAAATTATCTATGTTAAAGTATGCTTTATTTGGACAAATTTCAAAAAGTTATTTAAACGCTAATTTAGGAGTTTCTTTAGGATTTAGAATGGATGGAGTTGATTATAATGATGAAATGAAAAATCCATTAAATCAATTTTCTCCTAGAATATCTTTGTCTTATAAATTAACTAAGAAACTTAGTTTAAATGCCTCTACAGGTATTTATAAACAATTGCCGGCTTATACAATTATGGGATATAGAAATGCTTTAAATCAATTGGTGAATAGAGATAATGGTTTGAAATTTATAGAAGCTATACATTATGTTTCTGGTTTAGAAATGAAACCAAATTCTACTTCAAAAATAACTTTAGAGGGGTTTTATAAGGCTTATAAAAACTATCCTTTTTCTGTAAGAGATCAAATTAGTTTGGCAAATTTAGGTTCAGATTTTGGAGTTATTGGAAATGAAGAGGTAAATTCTAATTCTAAAGGAAGAGCTTATGGAATTGAATTGTTAGCGCAAAAAAAATCATATAATGGTTTGTATGGTATTTTTTCGTACACGTTTGTTAAAAGTGAATTTAAAGGAGCTACAGGTAATTATATTCCTTCATCTTGGGATAACCGTCATTTATTATCAATTACTGGAGGTAAAAAAATGAAAAAAAATTGGGAAATAGGAGGTAAGTTTAAACTTATAGGTGGACAACCTTATACGCCTTACGATTATGACGCGTCTGCAATAATTGAAAATTATAATGTTTCAAATAGCGGTATTTTAGATTATAGTAAATTAAATTCAGAACGTTTTGATACTTATCATCAATTAGATCTTCGTGTAGATAAAACGTGGTATTGGGAAAAACTTTCTTTAAATTTTTATATTGATATTCAAAATATATATGGAAGTGAGTTTATTTCGCAGTCGTATTTAATTCCTATTCAAGATGAAAATGGAAATAAAAGTATAAACGCTACAGATACTACACGATATAACCTAGAAGAAATTTCAAATTCTTCAGGAAATGTATTGCCTAGTTTTGGTATTGTTTTAGATTTTTAA
- a CDS encoding 3-oxoacyl-ACP synthase III family protein — MRSVITGTGSCIPSIVKKNSDFLNSKFLNEDGSPFGNENAEIIEKFCAITGIEERRYAAEDEDSSDLAYIASKKAIEESGINPEELDYIILAHNFGDVKTNSIQADVLPSLASRVKNKLGIKSPGCVAYDILFGCPGWIQGVIQAEAFIKSGIAKKCLVIGSETLSRVIDPYDRDSMIFSDGAGACVIEAAETEEQGILSHAARTDTVDECYYLHYGESFNREDTSGVHYIKMLGRKIYEYGLKHVPLAMKTALDKTGLDISEVKKVFIHQANEKMDEAIIKRFYRLYKTKVPSDVMPMSIHKLGNSSVATVPTLFDMVKNGAIENHEINKGDVVIFASVGAGMSINAVVYKY; from the coding sequence ATGAGATCAGTAATAACAGGAACTGGAAGCTGTATTCCAAGTATAGTAAAAAAAAATTCAGACTTTTTAAATAGTAAATTTTTAAATGAAGATGGAAGCCCTTTTGGGAACGAAAATGCAGAAATTATTGAAAAATTTTGTGCAATAACCGGTATTGAGGAAAGGCGTTATGCAGCCGAAGATGAAGATTCATCTGATTTAGCATATATAGCTTCTAAAAAAGCAATAGAAGAATCTGGAATTAATCCAGAAGAATTAGATTATATAATTTTAGCACATAATTTTGGAGATGTTAAAACAAACTCTATTCAAGCAGATGTTTTACCAAGTTTAGCATCAAGAGTAAAAAACAAGTTAGGGATAAAAAGCCCTGGTTGTGTTGCGTATGATATCCTTTTTGGATGCCCTGGATGGATTCAAGGTGTTATTCAAGCAGAAGCTTTTATTAAATCTGGAATAGCAAAAAAATGTTTGGTAATTGGATCTGAAACACTTTCTCGTGTAATAGATCCGTATGATAGAGATTCTATGATTTTTTCTGATGGAGCAGGAGCTTGTGTTATAGAAGCCGCTGAAACCGAAGAGCAGGGAATTTTAAGTCATGCAGCTCGAACAGATACTGTAGATGAATGTTATTATCTTCATTATGGAGAATCGTTTAATAGAGAAGATACTAGCGGAGTTCATTACATTAAAATGTTAGGACGAAAAATTTACGAATATGGTTTAAAACATGTTCCCTTAGCAATGAAAACAGCTTTAGATAAAACAGGTCTTGATATTTCTGAAGTTAAAAAAGTATTTATCCATCAAGCAAACGAAAAAATGGATGAAGCTATTATTAAAAGATTTTACCGTTTGTATAAAACAAAAGTACCTAGTGATGTTATGCCAATGAGTATTCATAAATTAGGAAATAGTTCAGTTGCAACCGTACCAACATTGTTCGATATGGTTAAAAACGGAGCAATTGAAAATCACGAAATAAATAAAGGAGATGTCGTTATTTTTGCTTCTGTAGGGGCAGGGATGAGTATCAATGCCGTTGTTTATAAATATTAG
- a CDS encoding group III truncated hemoglobin, whose protein sequence is MKKDIENRADIYLLVKTFYKKLMKDDIIGHFFVDFTNPELLELHLQTLVDFWDNILFYSGGYRKNAMAPHLKIHQQKPFKKEHFNSWLSMFNESVDALFKGEIAHTAKSRAHSIAIVMEIKISELNNE, encoded by the coding sequence ATGAAAAAGGATATTGAAAACAGAGCCGATATTTATTTACTTGTTAAGACCTTTTATAAAAAATTAATGAAAGATGATATAATAGGTCATTTTTTTGTTGATTTTACAAATCCTGAACTCTTAGAATTGCATTTACAAACATTGGTAGATTTTTGGGATAATATTTTGTTTTATTCGGGTGGGTATCGTAAAAATGCAATGGCTCCTCACCTAAAAATACATCAACAAAAACCTTTTAAGAAAGAGCACTTTAATAGTTGGTTGTCAATGTTTAATGAGTCTGTAGATGCCCTTTTTAAAGGAGAGATTGCGCATACTGCAAAGTCAAGAGCACACTCGATAGCCATCGTAATGGAAATTAAAATTTCCGAACTAAATAACGAATAG
- a CDS encoding ABC transporter ATP-binding protein, producing MIEVTDLYKEFSGTPVLKGITTTFEKGETSMIIGQSGSGKTVFLKCLLGLHVPEKGGICFDGRNQTALDIKERRQLRQEIGMVFQGGALYDSLTVEENIMFPLKMFTNDSNAEMLKRVNFVLDRVNLVNANKKFPAEISGGMQKRVAIARAIVMRPKYLFCDEPNSGLDPNTATLIDNLIQEITKEYQIITVINSHDMNSVMEIGEKIVFLKDGVKAWEGSNKEIFKTENEAIVNFVYSSNLFKKVREVYLNETK from the coding sequence ATGATTGAAGTTACAGATTTATATAAAGAATTTAGTGGAACTCCAGTTTTAAAAGGTATAACTACAACTTTTGAAAAAGGAGAAACTAGTATGATTATTGGTCAGAGTGGTTCTGGAAAAACAGTTTTTTTAAAATGTTTATTGGGACTGCATGTTCCAGAAAAAGGAGGGATTTGCTTTGATGGAAGAAATCAAACAGCGCTAGATATTAAAGAGAGAAGGCAATTACGACAAGAAATTGGAATGGTTTTTCAAGGTGGTGCTTTGTACGACTCTTTAACGGTAGAAGAAAACATAATGTTCCCTTTAAAAATGTTTACAAACGATAGTAATGCAGAGATGTTAAAACGTGTAAACTTTGTATTAGATAGGGTAAATTTAGTAAATGCAAATAAAAAATTCCCTGCCGAAATATCTGGAGGGATGCAAAAAAGAGTTGCTATTGCAAGAGCAATTGTTATGAGACCTAAATATTTATTTTGCGATGAACCAAATTCTGGATTAGATCCAAATACTGCAACTTTAATAGATAATTTAATTCAAGAAATTACCAAAGAATATCAAATTATTACCGTAATAAACTCTCATGATATGAATTCGGTGATGGAAATTGGAGAAAAAATTGTTTTTTTAAAAGATGGAGTAAAAGCATGGGAAGGAAGCAATAAAGAAATATTTAAAACTGAAAATGAGGCGATTGTAAATTTTGTTTATTCTTCAAATTTATTTAAAAAAGTAAGAGAAGTATATTTAAATGAAACAAAATAA
- a CDS encoding DUF389 domain-containing protein → METENTNQQSNNTNSNTPPENDFKGVWLSITQFLHSILDIRNDTDKKGTIEDIKENISMKGHNAWVLVFSILIASIGLNVSSSAVVIGAMLISPLMGPILGIGLSIGINDIDTLRRSLINLGVMVGLSLATSTMFFIFPIFQSETPEILARTAPDVRDVFIAISGGLALIIALSRRSKQTNTIAGVAIATALMPPLCTAGYGLATWNLSYFGGAMFLFTINTIFIALATFVIVKFLGFPMLKYINSAKRKRIATTASTVALIVFSGSIYLFFNLFQENQFKQAVENLINDIKGNGISIIDEKDENIDYHNKKVKIYVYGNKLTNDEIKLWNEKLKDYGLEGTQLDFQQGEDDSDIRHEVQNLTDLYVQNQKIISSRDQTVKEKEDKIKLLTSQINKYQAAEIPFIQISKEAQINYAGLEHLSYAKLIHTNFNSVDTITVFNARWNDSIQNIPNKQLVLKKWLKTRLNLDTLQLNNN, encoded by the coding sequence ATGGAAACTGAAAACACCAATCAACAAAGTAACAATACTAATTCAAATACACCTCCAGAAAACGATTTTAAAGGAGTTTGGCTTAGTATTACGCAATTCTTACACAGTATTCTAGATATTAGAAATGATACTGATAAAAAAGGAACCATTGAAGATATAAAAGAAAATATTTCAATGAAAGGTCACAATGCTTGGGTATTGGTTTTTTCAATATTAATTGCCTCTATTGGATTAAATGTAAGTTCTTCTGCTGTAGTAATTGGAGCAATGCTTATCTCTCCTTTAATGGGACCAATTTTAGGAATTGGGTTATCTATTGGTATTAATGACATTGATACTTTAAGACGTTCTTTAATAAATTTAGGAGTTATGGTTGGGTTGAGTTTAGCAACCTCTACAATGTTTTTTATTTTTCCGATATTTCAAAGTGAAACTCCTGAAATATTGGCCAGAACTGCTCCAGATGTAAGAGATGTTTTTATTGCAATTTCGGGTGGTTTAGCTTTAATAATTGCCCTTAGTAGACGTAGTAAACAAACAAACACAATTGCAGGTGTTGCAATTGCTACTGCATTAATGCCTCCTTTATGTACTGCAGGTTATGGACTTGCAACATGGAATTTAAGTTATTTTGGAGGTGCAATGTTTCTGTTTACTATAAACACTATTTTTATTGCATTAGCCACTTTTGTAATTGTTAAATTTTTAGGCTTTCCAATGCTAAAATACATTAACTCTGCAAAAAGAAAACGTATTGCCACCACAGCTTCAACAGTAGCTCTTATAGTTTTCTCAGGAAGTATTTACCTATTTTTTAACCTATTTCAAGAAAATCAATTTAAACAAGCTGTAGAAAATTTAATAAATGATATTAAAGGAAATGGTATTAGTATTATTGATGAAAAAGATGAAAACATAGACTATCATAACAAAAAGGTTAAAATATATGTTTATGGAAATAAACTAACCAACGATGAAATTAAACTATGGAATGAAAAATTAAAAGACTACGGACTTGAAGGAACACAACTCGACTTTCAACAAGGAGAAGATGATTCTGACATTAGACATGAGGTTCAAAACTTGACAGATTTATATGTGCAAAATCAAAAAATAATTTCATCTAGAGATCAGACAGTAAAGGAGAAAGAAGACAAAATTAAATTACTTACATCTCAAATAAATAAATATCAAGCTGCTGAAATTCCGTTTATACAAATAAGTAAAGAAGCGCAAATAAATTATGCAGGTTTAGAACATTTAAGCTATGCAAAATTAATACATACTAACTTTAACAGTGTAGATACAATTACCGTTTTTAACGCTCGATGGAATGATTCTATTCAAAACATACCCAACAAACAACTTGTGCTTAAAAAATGGCTTAAAACACGTTTAAATTTAGATACTTTACAGTTAAATAATAATTAA